The following proteins come from a genomic window of Helicobacter sp. MIT 99-5507:
- the cmoB gene encoding tRNA 5-methoxyuridine(34)/uridine 5-oxyacetic acid(34) synthase CmoB, with translation MHKNRITIKQKLEAKNIASLRHKIASMPKDKYNITIDDIIKIESSDIEYKEDIINLAYELKPWRKGPFQIFDNLINSEWNSSIKYNIIKNHLNINNKIVADIGCNNGYYMFRMLELNPKKIIGFDPSAHCFCQFDFINHFIDSKIKFEMLGIQDLTHYDIKFDTILCLGVLYHRTNPIDCLKILKQALNLNGELILDCLIIDSIKPIALSPLSYAKMKNVYFIPSISALRNWLERANFKDIEIIATKKTNLNEQRKTEWINGESLESFLDKNNPAKTIEGYQAPKRIYLKAKG, from the coding sequence ATCCACAAAAATAGAATTACTATAAAACAAAAATTAGAGGCAAAAAATATAGCCTCCTTAAGGCATAAAATAGCCTCTATGCCAAAAGATAAATACAATATAACCATAGATGATATAATCAAAATAGAATCTAGCGATATAGAATATAAAGAAGATATTATAAATCTTGCTTATGAACTAAAACCATGGAGAAAAGGACCATTTCAAATATTTGATAATCTTATAAATAGTGAATGGAATAGCTCCATAAAATACAATATAATCAAAAATCATCTAAATATAAATAATAAAATCGTAGCTGATATTGGGTGCAATAATGGATATTATATGTTTAGGATGCTTGAATTAAATCCAAAAAAAATCATTGGTTTTGACCCGAGTGCGCATTGTTTTTGTCAATTTGATTTTATAAATCATTTTATTGATAGCAAAATAAAATTTGAAATGCTAGGGATACAGGATTTAACCCACTATGATATAAAATTTGATACGATATTGTGTCTTGGTGTCCTTTATCACAGGACAAATCCGATTGATTGCCTAAAGATTCTAAAACAAGCATTGAATCTAAATGGCGAATTAATCCTTGATTGTCTTATAATAGATTCTATAAAACCAATAGCCCTAAGCCCTCTTAGTTATGCAAAGATGAAAAATGTATATTTTATACCAAGTATTAGTGCATTAAGAAATTGGCTAGAGCGAGCTAATTTTAAAGATATAGAAATTATTGCTACAAAAAAAACCAATCTAAATGAGCAAAGAAAAACAGAGTGGATAAACGGAGAGAGCCTAGAATCCTTTTTAGATAAAAATAATCCAGCAAAAACTATAGAAGGATACCAAGCACCAAAGAGAATCTATCTTAAAGCAAAAGGGTAA
- a CDS encoding Na/Pi cotransporter family protein has translation MNKILIPISVVVLCFIFYKFQSSIEIVSGVAIFLFGMFIMEDGFKMLSDGFLETMMKKVTSNTFNSILFGAISTTVMQSSTLISLFSISFVSAGIISLLQGIGIIFGSNLGNSTGAWIIASIGNKANISAFALPIIAFGVIFLFQKTKKIKGAGYVLAGIGFIFLGIAYIKLGFDAYSNTFDFSKYSVDGLKGMAIFTFIGLLATLIMQSTHASLVLIIAALSVNQITLDNAMALTIGAQLGSSITTGLGALNASIDGKRLAVAHILFNLTTALVAVFFSNQIIWLVEIIASLFGIVNLSFKLAIFHTLFNIIGIALMLPVLSKFVYYLTKFISKRTQDSINNPIYLDNSKINYANASIDAIKNETKHLYDNALSIIVHSIGFDRGQIRSFEPIEKLIQDKTMLKDDIDIDTLYEEKIKLLSNAIMEFTTKAKAYISDEKQIKEVFRLQIAAKNILEATKHMRLIQKNLQKYSLHPHQPLSNEYDNMRSMMAYLLRSIEELRIASFDDNSLALKKIVKFKKSFDYDDLDILNKIDLLISQKSISISQGTSMLNDLSFMRSIALKLVEAIGYLYDIEM, from the coding sequence GTGAATAAGATATTGATCCCAATATCTGTTGTTGTATTGTGTTTTATATTTTATAAATTCCAAAGTAGCATAGAAATTGTCTCTGGTGTAGCTATCTTTTTATTTGGTATGTTTATCATGGAAGATGGCTTTAAAATGCTTAGTGATGGCTTTTTGGAAACTATGATGAAAAAAGTTACTAGCAATACATTTAATAGTATATTATTTGGTGCTATATCTACAACAGTTATGCAATCAAGCACACTTATATCATTATTTTCAATTTCATTTGTTTCTGCTGGAATTATTTCATTATTACAGGGTATTGGCATTATATTTGGCTCAAATCTAGGAAATAGCACGGGTGCATGGATCATTGCAAGTATTGGCAATAAAGCTAATATTTCTGCCTTTGCTTTACCAATTATCGCATTTGGTGTTATTTTTTTATTCCAAAAAACAAAAAAGATAAAAGGTGCAGGATATGTTCTTGCTGGAATAGGATTTATTTTTTTAGGTATTGCATATATCAAACTTGGCTTTGATGCTTATTCAAATACATTTGACTTTAGCAAATATAGTGTTGATGGCTTAAAAGGAATGGCTATTTTTACATTTATTGGACTTCTTGCAACACTTATTATGCAATCAACTCATGCAAGCTTAGTCTTGATTATTGCAGCACTAAGTGTAAATCAAATAACACTTGATAATGCTATGGCTTTAACAATCGGTGCTCAACTAGGAAGTAGTATCACAACAGGACTTGGGGCTCTTAATGCAAGCATTGATGGTAAGAGATTGGCTGTAGCACATATACTCTTTAACCTAACTACGGCACTTGTTGCGGTATTTTTTTCAAATCAAATTATATGGCTTGTAGAAATTATTGCTTCATTATTTGGTATTGTAAATTTGAGTTTTAAACTTGCTATATTCCATACTTTATTTAATATTATTGGCATAGCTTTAATGCTCCCAGTTTTATCAAAATTTGTTTATTATTTGACAAAATTTATTTCTAAAAGAACGCAAGATTCTATAAATAATCCTATTTATTTAGATAATTCCAAGATAAACTATGCAAATGCCTCTATTGATGCCATAAAAAATGAAACAAAGCATTTATATGACAATGCATTAAGCATAATTGTGCATAGTATAGGATTTGACAGAGGGCAGATTCGCTCATTTGAACCAATAGAAAAATTGATACAAGATAAGACTATGTTAAAAGATGATATTGATATTGATACTTTGTATGAAGAGAAAATAAAATTATTATCTAATGCAATTATGGAATTTACAACAAAAGCAAAAGCTTATATAAGTGATGAAAAACAGATAAAAGAAGTCTTTAGATTGCAAATTGCAGCAAAAAATATCCTAGAAGCCACAAAGCATATGCGTCTTATTCAAAAAAATCTACAAAAATACTCATTACATCCACACCAGCCTTTAAGTAATGAATATGACAATATGCGCTCCATGATGGCATATTTGCTAAGAAGTATAGAGGAATTAAGAATTGCATCTTTTGATGATAATTCATTAGCTTTGAAGAAGATTGTAAAATTTAAAAAATCATTTGATTATGATGACCTTGATATATTAAACAAGATTGATTTGCTCATATCACAAAAATCAATAAGCATTTCACAAGGCACTTCTATGTTAAATGACTTATCATTTATGCGAAGTATTGCATTAAAGCTTGTTGAGGCTATAGGCTATCTCTATGATATAGAAATGTAA
- a CDS encoding diacylglycerol kinase has product MKPKYNFLNNTKYAFSGIYYMLKMESSFRIELCVIIPAFILSFFLPVSMIEHIALVAVLFVILIVECINSAIESCIDLITDKFHKQAKIAKDCASCAVFFSICLAVFIWVIILCKLILKFF; this is encoded by the coding sequence ATGAAGCCAAAATACAATTTTTTAAATAATACAAAATATGCTTTTAGTGGAATCTATTATATGCTAAAGATGGAATCTTCTTTTAGGATAGAATTGTGTGTAATAATCCCTGCTTTTATACTTTCTTTTTTTCTTCCTGTTTCCATGATAGAACATATCGCGCTTGTAGCAGTTTTGTTTGTCATTTTGATTGTTGAGTGTATCAACTCTGCAATAGAATCTTGTATAGATTTAATTACAGATAAATTCCATAAGCAAGCAAAAATTGCTAAAGATTGTGCCTCTTGTGCTGTATTTTTTAGTATTTGTTTGGCAGTTTTTATTTGGGTTATTATTTTGTGTAAATTGATTTTAAAATTTTTTTAA
- a CDS encoding multidrug effflux MFS transporter yields MQKKSQIKGFAKIKLVIILATLSSIAPLSTDMYLPALSNIENSFKTTPFLIQLSLTSFFVAFACGQLLYGPLSDIFGRKKPVLIGLLIFLSSSLGCMLVDNIHSFIILRFFEALGGCAGVVIARAIINDTFEFKEAAGIFALMMVCSSLAPMLSPTFGGIVLKYFSWHHIFSALFLLGIVIFLMVLFGMKESMPKQNKKFSQKEIIDGYKAVLSDKAFLVYSFVAGFALSAMFAYITGSSFVFTKIFGLNEQEYGILFGINSLGFSTCAYFSARLVRKINPEKILAVSLFMNLIAMSILLIDSFLEPNFWFFEISLFISLSMLGFIAPNTTTLAMARFKDHSGTASALLGFVQFALAGFISFVVGAIDANTPLILAIVMSGCVIVANALYFGFKK; encoded by the coding sequence ATGCAGAAAAAATCACAAATAAAAGGCTTTGCTAAAATCAAGCTAGTTATCATCCTAGCCACACTCTCAAGTATAGCCCCACTCTCTACTGATATGTATTTACCTGCTTTATCAAATATTGAAAATAGTTTTAAAACAACACCTTTTCTAATACAGCTAAGCCTCACTAGCTTTTTTGTTGCTTTTGCTTGTGGGCAGTTACTTTATGGACCTCTTAGTGATATTTTTGGACGTAAAAAACCTGTATTAATAGGATTATTAATTTTCCTTAGTTCAAGCCTTGGATGTATGCTAGTTGATAATATTCATAGCTTTATTATCCTAAGATTCTTTGAAGCGTTAGGTGGTTGTGCTGGTGTGGTAATTGCAAGGGCAATTATTAATGATACATTTGAGTTTAAAGAAGCTGCTGGAATCTTTGCTTTAATGATGGTTTGCAGTTCGCTTGCCCCTATGCTTTCCCCTACTTTTGGAGGAATCGTGCTAAAATATTTTTCTTGGCATCATATATTTAGCGCATTATTTTTACTTGGTATTGTTATATTTTTGATGGTATTGTTTGGCATGAAAGAAAGTATGCCAAAACAAAATAAAAAATTCTCTCAAAAAGAGATTATTGATGGTTATAAAGCCGTGCTAAGCGATAAAGCATTTTTAGTTTATAGCTTTGTTGCTGGATTTGCTCTATCTGCTATGTTTGCTTATATTACAGGTTCAAGCTTTGTTTTTACAAAGATTTTTGGACTAAATGAGCAAGAATATGGCATATTATTTGGGATAAATTCTCTTGGCTTTTCTACTTGTGCATATTTTAGTGCTAGATTGGTTAGAAAAATCAACCCAGAAAAAATATTAGCAGTTTCACTTTTTATGAATCTTATTGCTATGTCAATCTTGCTTATTGATTCTTTTTTAGAACCAAATTTTTGGTTTTTTGAAATCTCTTTATTTATAAGCTTATCTATGCTGGGCTTTATTGCACCAAATACTACTACTTTAGCGATGGCAAGATTCAAAGATCATTCAGGAACAGCATCTGCTTTGCTTGGATTTGTGCAATTTGCTTTGGCTGGATTTATCTCTTTTGTGGTAGGTGCAATAGATGCAAACACGCCTTTAATCTTAGCAATTGTGATGAGTGGTTGCGTTATCGTGGCAAATGCCTTATATTTTGGATTCAAAAAATAA
- a CDS encoding PaaI family thioesterase — protein MDNNELFQPNDEQKVCKKINRDLCGEIIKQTKNKAEVKFIPTESMIMDDNMLIHHGFIFNAASFCAMSAVNEANSMIIYAETKFLSPIELNSEVTFKGNALQGDTKKREVAVEGFLYNIKVFDAIFHIIVFDKSMFKIDFKNLK, from the coding sequence ATGGATAATAATGAATTATTTCAACCAAATGACGAACAAAAAGTATGCAAAAAAATAAATAGAGACTTATGTGGAGAAATCATAAAACAAACAAAAAATAAAGCTGAAGTAAAATTCATTCCAACAGAATCTATGATAATGGATGATAATATGCTAATCCATCATGGATTTATATTTAATGCTGCATCTTTTTGTGCTATGAGTGCGGTAAATGAAGCAAATTCGATGATTATATATGCAGAAACAAAATTCCTATCACCAATAGAATTAAATAGTGAGGTTACATTCAAAGGCAATGCCCTGCAAGGTGACACAAAAAAAAGAGAAGTAGCCGTGGAAGGCTTTTTATACAATATAAAAGTATTTGATGCGATATTTCATATAATTGTTTTTGATAAAAGCATGTTTAAAATTGATTTTAAAAACCTAAAATAA